From Salvia splendens isolate huo1 chromosome 16, SspV2, whole genome shotgun sequence, a single genomic window includes:
- the LOC121772512 gene encoding homeobox-leucine zipper protein ATHB-6-like has translation MKRLNGTNSLGGFMSNSPNSTVDVEFQTMLEEEGCVEEWGQIWEKKRRLSVVQVKALERNFEVENKLEPERKVKLAQELGLQPRQVAVWFQNRRARWKTKQLERDYGLLEANHDALKLRYESLHTENQSLLNQISELKSELNVGEAQIAVKEEASLSKSEEKYDIEIHGGGAAAELNFENCDGDAQENETIGAAFADFKDGSDSDSSSILNEDNNNGSPQRFEASVVGEFYQTEHNFFGEESCSTLFSDDQPPTLHWYCNEHWN, from the exons ATGAAGAGACTCAACGGCACTAATTCATTGGGTGGTTTCATGTCCAATTCTCCCAATTCAACAG TTGATGTGGAATTTCAGACAATGTTGGAGGAAGAAGGGTGCGTGGAAGAATGGGGccaaatttgggagaagaagaggagattAAGCGTGGTTCAAGTGAAGGCTTTGGAGAGGAATTTCGAGGTGGAAAACAAGCTGGAGCCAGAGAGGAAGGTCAAACTTGCTCAGGAGCTGGGCTTGCAGCCGCGACAGGTGGCGGTGTGGTTCCAAAACCGCCGGGCGCGGTGGAAGACGAAGCAGCTAGAGAGAGACTACGGCCTCCTCGAGGCCAACCACGACGCCCTCAAGCTTAGATATGAATCTCTCCACACAGAGAATCAGTCTCTGCTCAATCAG ATTAGTGAGCTGAAATCGGAGCTGAATGTGGGTGAGGCCCAAATTGCAGTGAAGGAAGAGGCGTCACTGTCGAAATCGGAAGAAAAATATGATATAGAAATCCACGGTGGCGGAGCTGCGGCGGAACTGAATTTCGAGAATTGCGATGGCGATGCGCAGGAAAATGAGACGATCGGCGCGGCTTTTGCCGATTTCAAGGATGGATCGGATAGCGATTCGAGCTCGATTCTGAATGAGGACAACAACAACGGCAGTCCACAGCGGTTTGAGGCGAGTGTTGTTGGAGAGTTTTACCAAACGGAGCACAATTTTTTCGGGGAGGAATCGTGCAGCACTTTGTTTTCCGACGATCAACCTCCCACTCTTCATTGGTACTGTAATGAGCACTGGAATTGA